A single window of Eucalyptus grandis isolate ANBG69807.140 chromosome 1, ASM1654582v1, whole genome shotgun sequence DNA harbors:
- the LOC104414022 gene encoding uncharacterized protein LOC104414022, with protein sequence MAGLGLFHTDCESILSEIKHQEKQLALKRRWLMGLPLSKSELKHLEGPEFLKKKVLRESMLREDDIFYETAKMHVEEAILSHDMEEGCSGVPENVNSSDMPNMLKEILPHLNDMTNKGLYNLAMIVTRGSVEFDKTRWKMKKLIRETARRVYHVEKNTQWDNDTVKKLYQLFNGPRNFRGNCLNHLAPASHSQRAAALKLLGRLEELSTPALIAMYRKLRQVQGRVPRLEPFKNGRSRDDLISKVRKTSRNMLLDLGSRDFLPEPLAKAMAIAVLSLKLASGLQSSVGTEFYQFSSEIRSLQDDIVKAVSLLNSKVRFQELKVLQSLLDPSAKVSNGRLRTAVKSILTEYLFECSDLDVIPRSLLECLAFINRNSRTAPPSPFLKEEVEEEVECILVVSAHMKQNVWDLLPEIGYHTDFANAYMEELEESDEDANSDYEDERHTRILNSGSSDNIDSLFPVEGTGESITDSSNLPHSNIKADDGSPSHTPGKVFYSAAAIKSEPDISPSIAYTAAWYSSPSLLFQDLKSSERLNSMDIDSSKPSSNFSAAKTYADGPFALLSPNAGCAKSLERHKAEDDELKNQQWDVSNSPSTFINRYLAVQEACDETSIIAYNLVGYILEEFAQREGFNLVMNESSYLGRDQSNEEGHEEKKDSSHHKGSEDFVIHRALDNPALCLNKSVMERLKEFTSIP encoded by the exons ATGGCGGGACTGGGTCTTTTCCACACGGACTGCGAGTCGATACTGTCGGAAATCAAGCACCAAGAGAAGCAGCTCGCGCTCAAGCGAAG GTGGTTGATGGGGTTACCACTGTCCAAGTCAGAGTTAAAGCATTTAGAAGGGCCGgagtttttaaagaaaaa GGTCCTGCGTGAATCGATGCTCAGAGAAGATGAT ATATTCTATGAGACTGCAAAGATGCATGTTGAAGAAGCTATCTTATCGCATGATATGGAAGAAGGGTGCAGTGGTGTTCCAGAAAATGTTAATTCGTCTGACATGCCTAATATGCTAAAGGAAATTCTACCTCATCTCAATGATATGACCAATAAGGGCCTTTATAATCTTGCCATGATAGTTACTAGGGGGTCTGTCGAGTTTGACAAAACTCGCTGGAAGATGAAGAAACTTATTAGGGAAACTGCCCGTAGAGTATATCATGTTGAAAAGAACACTCAATGGGATAATGATACAGTAAAGAAGCTCTATCAACTTTTTAATGGTCCACGGAATTTCCGAGGAAACTGTCTGAATCATTTAGCTCCTGCATCTCATTCTCAAAGGGCAGCAGCTTTGAAGCTTCTGGGTAGACTTGAGGAACTTTCTACACCGGCTCTGATTGCAATGTATAGGAAACTAAGACAGGTACAGGGGAGAGTTCCTCGGTTGGAGCCCTTCAAAAATGGACGGAGCCGAGATGATCTGATCAGTAAAGTGAGGAAAACTAGTAGAAACATGTTGCTGGATCTTGGTTCCAGAGATTTTCTACCAGAACCACTAGCTAAAGCAATGGCTATAGCGGTATTATCTTTAAAGCTAGCATCAGGCCTTCAAAGTTCCGTGGGAACAGAATTCTACCAATTTTCTTCAGAAATTAGAAGTTTGCAGGATGACATTGTGAAGGCTGTTTCGCTACTGAACTCAAAAGTTAGATTCCAGGAGCTGAAAGTTTTGCAGTCACTGTTGGACCCCAGTGCTAAAGTCTCAAATGGTCGTCTACGAACAGCAGTCAAAAGCATTTTGACTGAATATCTATTTGAATGCTCTGATTTGGATGTGATCCCAAGGTCTTTATTGGAGTGTCTGGCTTTTATTAACAGGAATTCTCGAACTGCACCGCCTTCACCCTTTCTTAAGGAGGAAGTCGAAGAAGAAGTAGAATGCATTTTGGTTGTTAGTGCCCATATGAAGCAGAATGTCTGGGATTTGCTTCCTGAAATTGGGTATCATACAGATTTCGCTAATGCTTATATGGAGGAGTtggaagaaagtgatgaggacGCCAACTCCGATTATGAAGATGAGAGACATACAAGAATATTAAATAGTGGAAGTTCTGACAACATTGATTCATTGTTTCCAGTGGAAGGTACTGGAGAGTCTATTACTGATAGCTCCAATCTGCCTCATAGTAATATTAAGGCTGATGATGGTTCCCCCAGTCACACCCCAGGGAAAGTGTTTTACAGTGCTGCTGCTATTAAATCTGAGCCAGATATCTCGCCCAGTATTGCCTACACTGCTGCTTGGTATAGCAGTCCTTCCTTGTTATTCCAAGACTTAAAGAGTTCTGAACGCTTGAATAGCATGGATATAGATAGTTCAAAGCCATCGAGCAACTTTAGTGCTGCTAAAACATATGCCGATGGTCCCTTCGCTTTGCTGTCACCCAATGCAGGGTGTGCAAAGTCTCTTGAGAGACACAAAGCTGAAGACGATGAACTGAAGAATCAACAATGGGATGTCTCGAACAGTCCAAGCACTTTCATAAATCGATACCTTGCTGTCCAGGAAGCTTGTGACGAAACAAGTATAATTGCCTATAATTTGGTAGGTTATATATTGGAAGAATTTGCTCAAAGAGAAGGGTTTAATCTAGTAATGAACGAGAGTTCATATCTGGGACGTGATCAATCCAATGAAGAAGGCCATGAAG AAAAGAAGGATTCTAGTCATCACAAGGGCTCCGAAGATTTTGTCATCCATAGAGCACTCGATAATCCAGCTCTGTGCCTCAATAAGAG TGTGATGGAAAGATTGAAGGAGTTCACAAGCATTCCTTAG
- the LOC104416003 gene encoding LOW QUALITY PROTEIN: protein NLP8 (The sequence of the model RefSeq protein was modified relative to this genomic sequence to represent the inferred CDS: deleted 1 base in 1 codon) — protein MEYPFSSKEKGMGYWTPPGVQADSSASLDNGMRNSILEDPFVNFAELMNFEGYAGLCNSPSTTEQILAPYGLPISPSALYGSLDMMNFAEQSSFYHPDRGGVSNAVGSSYPFVDRLAFQQTDSQLDYQLDSNDQNDSGAKQGKSALGRLGISDVANNTICRPLAFSLDEKMLRALSLFKDYSGGGILAQVWVPIKHGDQYILTTCEQPYLLDKMLEGYREVSRTFTFSAEGKPGTFLGLPGRVFTSKVPEWTSNVIYYNNSEYLRVKHAVHHNIRGSIAVPVFDSSDKSCCAVLELVTTKEKANFDSEMEKVCLALQAVNLRTTPPPRLLPQCLSRNQRDALAEITDVLRAVCHAHRFPLALTWIPCCVSEGAADEIVRVRLRDGNGNANEKCILCVEDTACYVNDKEMEGFVRACAEHYLEEGQGIAGKALQSNHPFFYPDVKNYDIHEYPLVHHARRFGLNAAVAIRLRSTFTGDDDYILEFFLPVNIKGSAEQQLLLDNLSRTMQRICKTLRTVSDAELFGTEGSKAELQEVSLPSMSPIPTYGGSHQTVLSDNSTSSIDGRPSNVPTSTRTVSDLPREQVTSLSRRQHEKKRSTAEKTVSLGVLQQYFSGSLKDAAKSIGVCPTTLKRICRQHGISRWPSRKINKVNRSLKKIQTVLNSVQGVEGGLKFDPNTGGFVAAGSIQEFDAQKNFIPDKKPAVQGEEASIEEEERSIPFVCGNNSAIKLEDEYCVGGDHLGPSTELAFAHISHEEVKKSSISQIEYREDSKSTAVDDGIVEHDRPASSSMTDSSDGSGSIMHGSSSSSQSFEEGKHSKERTSSHDSGSKVTVKATYKDDTIRFKFEPSDGCFQLYDEVSKRFKLQYGTFQLKYLDDEDEWVMLVSDSDLQECLEIMEYVGTRTVKFLVRDVPAAMGSSGGSNCFLSGCS, from the exons ATGGAATACCCCTTTTCTTCCAAAGAGAAGGGGATGGGTTACTGGACTCCTCCAGGAGTGCAGGCAGACAGCTCTGCTTCTTTGGATAATGGCATGAGAAATTCGATCTTGGAGGATCCTTTTGTGAACTTTGCCGAGCTGATGAATTTTGAAGGTTATGCTGGATTATGCAACAGTCCATCCACAACGGAGCAGATACTTGCACCCTATGGGTTGCCGATAAGTCCATCAGCACTGTATGGATCACTGGATATGATGAATTTTGCAGAACAAAGTTCTTTTTACCATCCTGACCGTGGTGGGGTGTCAAATGCTGTAGGAAGTTCTTATCCGTTTGTCGACAGGTTGGCTTTTCAGCAAACAGATAGCCAGCTTGATTATCAGTTGGATTCCAATGACCAAAACGATTCAGGGGCTAAACAAGGCAAAAGTGCCCTTGGACGACTTGGCATTTCTGATGTGGCTAATAATACAATATGCAGGCCTCTAGCATTTTCATTAGATGAGAAGATGCTGAGAGCACTCTCCTTGTTCAAGGATTATTCTGGAGGGGGGATTCTGGCTCAGGTTTGGGTCCCCATAAAGCATGGGGATCAGTATATCTTAACCACCTGTGAGCAACCTTATTTACTTGACAAAATGCTAGAAGGATATCGAGAAGTATCCAGAACATTTACCTTCTCTGCCGAGGGAAAACCAGGAACTTTTCTGGGCCTTCCTGGTCGTGTTTTTACATCAAAAGTTCCAGAATGGACTTCTAATGTAATTTATTACAATAATAGTGAATATTTACGGGTAAAACATGCAGTTCACCACAATATCCGTGGTTCTATTGCCGTACCAGTTTTTGACTCTTCTGATAAGTCCTGCTGTGCGGTGCTGGAACTTGTCACTACGAAAGAAAAGGCCAACTTCGACTCGGAAATGGAGAAAGTGTGCCTTGCCCTCCag GCTGTAAATTTAAGAACTACACCACCGCCACGGCTTCTTCCACAG TGCCTCTCCAGGAATCAGAGAGATGCCTTGGCTGAAATAACAGATGTCTTGCGTGCTGTATGTCACGCGCATAGGTTTCCATTGGCTTTGACGTGGATCCCATGCTGTGTTTCTGAGGGAGCTGCTGATGAAATAGTAAGAGTACGCCTTAGGGATGGTAATGGAAATGCTAATGAGAAATGCATCTTATGCGTTGAGGATACTGCTTGTTATGTGAACGATAAGGAGATGGAAGGATTTGTTCGTGCATGTGCAGAGCACTATCTCGAGGAAGGGCAAGGAATAGCTGGGAAAGCACTTCAATCAAATCATCCCTTTTTCTACCCTGATGTTAAGAACTATGACATTCATGAGTATCCTCTCGTCCATCATGCTCGCAGGTTTGGCTTGAATGCTGCTGTTGCAATTAGGCTGAGAAGCACCTTTACAGGTGATGACGATTACATTTTGGAGTTTTTTCTACCTGTCAACATAAAAGGAAGTGCAGAGCAACAACTATTATTGGACAACCTCTCACGTACAATGCAGAGGATTTGTAAAACTTTGAGGACAGTATCAGATGCAGAATTATTTGGCACAGAAGGCTCTAAAGCTGAGTTACAGGAAGTGTCACTCCCAAGCATGTCACCTATTCCCACTTATGGAGGGAGCCATCAGACAGTTTTATCTGATAACAGCACGTCTTCCATAGATGGGAGGCCCTCAAATGTACCTACTTCAACAAGGACAGTCTCAGATCTTCCTCGTGAGCAG GTGACGAGCCTATCGAGAAGACAGCATGAAAAAAAGCGAAGTACAGCAGAGAAAACAGTGAGTTTGGGTGTTCTCCAGCAGTATTTCTCGGGGAGTCTGAAGGATGCTGCGAAAAGCATTGGTG TTTGCCCCACAACACTGAAAAGGATATGCAGACAACATGGAATTTCAAGATGGCCTTCTCGCAAGATAAACAAGGTGAACAGATCGTTGAAGAAAATACAAACCGTGCTCAATTCTGTTCAGGGAGTCGAGGGAGGGTTGAAGTTTGACCCAAACACTGGAGGATTTGTGGCAGCAGGTTCGATCCAAGAATTTGATGCGCAGAAGAACTTCATTCCTGATAAAAAACCAGCAGTGCAAGGTGAAGAAGCATCtattgaagaagaggaaagatcAATACCCTTTGTTTGTGGTAATAATTCTGCTATTAAATTGGAAGATGAGTATTGTGTTGGTGGAGATCACTTGGGGCCCTCAACCGAGCTTGCATTTGCTC ACATTAGTCATGAGGAAGTGAAGAAATCAAGTATTAGTCAGATCGAATATAGGGAAGATTCTAAATCAACTGCAGTTGATGATGGTATTGTTGAGCATGACAGACCTGCTTCTTCCAGCATGACAGATTCTTCAGATGGCTCTGGTTCAATCATGCATGGCAGTTCCTCAAGCTCTCAGAGCTTTGAGGAAGGAAAGCATTCTaaagaaagaacaagctcaCATGATAGTGGGTCTAAAGTTACCGTGAAAGCGACCTACAAAGACGACACGATACGTTTCAAGTTTGAGCCTTCTGATGGGTGTTTCCAACTTTACGATGAAGTGTCCAAGAGATTCAAATTGCAATACGGGACATTCCAGCTCAAGTACTTGGATGATGAGGATGAATGGGTGATGCTGGTTAGCGATTCGGATTTGCAGGAATGCCTTGAGATTATGGAATATGTCGGTACACGAACTGTCAAGTTTCTTGTCCGCGATGTGCCTGCTGCAATGGGCAGCTCTGGCGGTAGCAATTGCTTCTTGTCGGGATGCTCCTGA
- the LOC104415141 gene encoding peroxisomal membrane protein 13: MASNPQPPSSATPPPKPWERSGASSGPAPFKPPSAGSTSDVVEASGTARPGEIVASTDRTTAPNTNALGRPVPTRPWEQQSYGNNTYGGYNSSLNYGSGYGTGMYGGVGGMYGSSMYGNSMYRGGYGGLNGSSGLYGGGMYGGGFGGPMGGYGMGTGMGMGMGGPYGGQDPNNPYGEPSSPPGFWISFLRVMQGVVNFFGRISILIDQNTQAFHLFMTALLQLFDRSGMLYGELARFVFRLLGIRTKPRKVHPPGPDGRPLPGPGNPHAIQGYTEGPKAAPTGSWDNVWENDASR, translated from the exons ATGGCGTCTAATCCTCAGCCCCCCTCTTCAG CTACTCCCCCACCAAAACCATGGGAGAGAAGCGGTGCCTCTTCTGGTCCCGCGCCTTTTAAACCGCCATCTGCTGGCAGCACCAGTGATGTGGTTGAGGCTTCAGGAACTGCAAGACCAGGAGAAATTGTTGCATCCACTGACAGGACCACCGCTCCTAATACGAATGCTCTGGGAAGGCCTGTTCCTACAAGGCCATGGGAGCAGCAGAGCTATGGGAATAATACCTATGGAG GTTATAATTCCAGTTTGAATTACGGTTCGGGTTATGGTACTGGAATGTATGGTGGAGTAGGTGGAATGTATGGCAGTAGTATGTATGGTAACTCCATGTATAGGGGAGGCTACGGAGGCCTTAATGGATCCTCTGGACTCTATGGTGGTGGAATGTATGGTGGTGGATTTGGAGGACCAATGGGTGGCTATGGAATGGGAACGGGAATGGGAATGGGAATGGGTGGTCCTTATGGAGGGCAAGATCCAAACAATCCATATGGTGAACCATCTTCTCCTCCAGGGTTTTGGATATCATTTTTACGGGTG ATGCAGGGAGTGGTAAACTTTTTTGGCCGCATTTCAATTCTTATTGACCAAAATACTCAAGCCTTCCACCTGTTTATGACAGCACTTCTTCAG CTTTTCGATCGGTCTGGAATGCTATATGGTGAGCTTGCTAGATTTGTGTTCAGGCTGCTGGGGATCAGGACAAAGCCCAGGAAAGTCCACCCACCAGGCCCTGACGGACGTCCACTTCCTGGACCGGGCAACCCTCATGCCATTCAGGGCTACACTGAGGGACCAAAAGCTGCTCCAACTGGTTCTTGGGACAATGTTTGGGAAAATGATGCCTCTAGATAA